TCCGGGAACCGACAGTCCCGGGCGGGTCCCACCTCGCCCGACCGCCGGGCCGCATTCGACGTCGTGGCGCTGGCGGCCTCGGCCGGGGGACTGAAGGCCCTGAGCCATCTCCTGGCCGCGCTTCCCCACGACTTCCCGGCCTCCCTCGTCGTCGTCCAGCACCTCGATCCCCGCCACCGGAGCCTGATGGCCAGCATCCTCGCCCGCCGGACACCCCTGGCGGTCAAGGAGGCGGAAGAGGGGGACCGCCTGGCTCCGGCCACGGTGCTGATCGCGCCGCCGAACAAGCACCTCCTGGTCAACGCGGACGGAGCGGTGATCCTCGCCCAGACCGAGCTGGTCCACTTCGTGCGCCCGTCGGCCGACCTCCTCTTCGAGTCGGTGGCGGCGAGCTACCGCGAGCGGTCCATCGGGGTCGTCCTGACGGGGACCGGTAGCGACGGGACCATGGGCGTCCAGGCCATTAAGAAGATGGGCGGCACCGTCATCGCCCAGGACGAGGCGACCTGCGAGTTCTTCGGGATGCCGAACGCCGCCATCCAGACGGGCAGCGTGGACTTCGTCCTCCCCCTCGACGAGATCTCATCGGCGCTGGTCACGCTGGTCGCCACCGGAGCAGTCGAGTGACCGCCGAGCGGGCCAACGGGCAGTTCGAGGCCCTCCTCGACTACCTCCAGCGCACCCGCGGCTTCGACTTCGCCGCCTACAAGCCGCCGAGCCTGATGCGCCGGATCCAGAAGCGCATGCAGACGGTGGGCCTCCGCGATTTCGCCGACTACCAGGACCACCTGGAAGTCCACCCCGAGGAGTTCCCCCACCTCTTCAACACGATCCTCATCAACGTCACCGCCTTCTTCCGGGACCCGCCGGCCTGGGACTACCTGGCGGCCGACATCCTCCCCCCGCTCCTCGAGCGCAAGGGCTCCGCTGACCCGATCCGCGTGTGGAGTGCGGGATGCGCCTCCGGCGAGGAGGCCTACACGCTGGCCATGGTCCTCGCCGAGAAGCTCGGCCTCGAAGGACTCCGGCGCCGGGTCAAGATCTACGCCACCGACGTCGACGAGGAGGCACTGAGCCAGGCCCGCCAGGCCACCTATTCAGCCGGGAGGGTCGAGGATGTCCCGACCGGGCTCCGCGAGAAGTACTTCGAACACGCCAACGGCCGGTACGGCTTCCACAAGGAGCTGCGCCGCTCGGTCATCTTCGGCCGGCACGACCTGCTCCAGGACGCCCCGATCTCGCGGGTGGATCTCCTCGTCTCGCGCAACACGCTGATGTACTTCAACAGCGAGGCCCAGGGCCGGATTCTCGGCCGCTTCCACTTCGCGCTCAACGGGGGCGGGTACCTGTTCCTCGGCAAGGCCGAGCTGCTCCTGACCCACGCCGACCTCTTCGTGCCCGTGGACCTCAAGCGGCGGGTGTTCGTCAAGGTCCCGCGCCCGGAGGCGCGGGCGCGTCCGCCCCGGCCGGCAGCGCCCGGCGGCGAGGGGCATGACGACCCGGATGAGACGCGGATGCGCGATCTGGTCTTCGAGGCGGACCCCACGCCCCAGCTCGTCGTCGACGCGAGCGGTGCCCTCGCCCTGGCCAACGAGCGGGCCCGGGCGCTGCTCGGCATCGCCCCGACCGACGTCTGGCGCCCGTTCCAGGAGCTGGAGGCCGCCTATCGGCCCACCGACCTCCGGGCCGTGACCGAGCAGGCGCTGGCCGACCGCCGGCCCGTCCTGCTCCACGACGTGCACTGGCCGAGAAGCGCCGGGGACGCCAGGTACTTCGACATCCTGGCCACGCCGCTCCTCGGCGGGGCCGGCGGCCTCCTGGGGGTGCGGGTGACCTTTACCGACGTCAGCCGGTACAAGCGCCTCCAGGACGAGCTGCACCAGTCCCGGCAGGAGCTGGAGACCGCGTACGAGGAGGTGCAGTCCTCGAACGAGGAGCTGGAGACCACCAACGAGGAGCTTCAGTCCTCGAACGAGGAGCTGGAGACCACCAACGAGGAGCTCCAGTCCACGAACGAGGAGCT
This is a stretch of genomic DNA from Candidatus Methylomirabilota bacterium. It encodes these proteins:
- a CDS encoding chemotaxis protein CheB, whose product is MEAPNPQRPLPRARNHSGNRQSRAGPTSPDRRAAFDVVALAASAGGLKALSHLLAALPHDFPASLVVVQHLDPRHRSLMASILARRTPLAVKEAEEGDRLAPATVLIAPPNKHLLVNADGAVILAQTELVHFVRPSADLLFESVAASYRERSIGVVLTGTGSDGTMGVQAIKKMGGTVIAQDEATCEFFGMPNAAIQTGSVDFVLPLDEISSALVTLVATGAVE
- a CDS encoding CheR family methyltransferase, with the protein product MTAERANGQFEALLDYLQRTRGFDFAAYKPPSLMRRIQKRMQTVGLRDFADYQDHLEVHPEEFPHLFNTILINVTAFFRDPPAWDYLAADILPPLLERKGSADPIRVWSAGCASGEEAYTLAMVLAEKLGLEGLRRRVKIYATDVDEEALSQARQATYSAGRVEDVPTGLREKYFEHANGRYGFHKELRRSVIFGRHDLLQDAPISRVDLLVSRNTLMYFNSEAQGRILGRFHFALNGGGYLFLGKAELLLTHADLFVPVDLKRRVFVKVPRPEARARPPRPAAPGGEGHDDPDETRMRDLVFEADPTPQLVVDASGALALANERARALLGIAPTDVWRPFQELEAAYRPTDLRAVTEQALADRRPVLLHDVHWPRSAGDARYFDILATPLLGGAGGLLGVRVTFTDVSRYKRLQDELHQSRQELETAYEEVQSSNEELETTNEELQSSNEELETTNEELQSTNEELETMNEELQSTNEELETINTELRERTEELKGSTAFLGSILESLRAGVVVVDRDIRVLAWNDGAEDLWGVRPHEAKGRHFLNLDIGLPAAELLQPIRACLSGEAPHSAVTLEATNRRGRRIQCLVDCTPLLGSAADIQGAILLMEPRDDGR